A segment of the Serratia fonticola genome:
AACCCCTGGGGCTCCCAGGGGTTGAAAAGGAGTAGCGTAGTATGTATGACCTAATCATCCGGCGCGCCAGACTGGTGGACAACACCCTGGCCGATGTGGCTATCAAGGCGGGCAAGATTGCCGCTGTGGGGCAACTGGCCACAGACGTTAGCGCCCACAAGCAACTGGATCTGGCGGGGAACTACCGCCTGAGCGCTGGCTGGATCGACTCTCACGTACACTGTTATCCCTCTTCACCGATTTATCATGATGAACCGGATCTGGTCGGCGTCGCCAGCGGTGTGACCTCTGTGGTCGATGCTGGCAGCACCGGTACTGATGACATTGATGAATTTTATGCTCTGACACGCAAGGCCAAGACTAACGTTTTTGCCTTCCTCAATATCTCCCGCATTGGTCTGTTAAGGCAAAATGAGCTGGCGGATATGGCGGATATCAATAAGCAGGAAGTCAAAAAAGCCATCGACGGCAAAGCGGGATTTGTCATTGGTATCAAGGCACGCATGAGCAGCAGCGTGGTGGGCCAAAATGGCACCCGACCGCTGGTGCTGGCGAAGGAAATCCAGCAGGAAAACCATCAACTGCCGCTGATGGTGCATATCGGCAACAATCCACCGGATCTTGACGAGATCGCCGATCTGCTGACGCAGGGTGACATTATCACCCATTGTTATAACGGCAAACCGAACCGCATTCTGACACCTGCAGGTACGTTGCGAGAGTCGATCCAGCGGGCGCTGAAACGTGGCGTATTGCTGGACGTCGGCCACGGTACGGCCAGTTTCAGTTTTGAGGTTGCCCGGCAGGCGATCGCGCTGGGGATTTTCCCCCACACCATCAGTTCCGATATCTACTGCCGTAACCGTATGGCAGGCCCGGTACACAGCCTGGCGGCAGTGATGTCCAAATTCTTTACCGTCGGGCTCTCGTTACCGCAAGTCATTGCCTGCGTGACGGAAAACGCCGCCTCAGCATTACGCCTGACCACCAAAGGGCAACTGAAGCCGGGTTTTGACGCCGACCTGACCATTTTTGATCTTCGCACAGGGCCACAGGTGTTTGCTGATTCTGAAGGGGAGTCGGTTAACGGCGAACAACTGTTGGTGCCGCTGGCCGCTGTCGTGGCTGGGGAAGTCCTATTAACCGATGAAGGAAAAGCTGCTCATGTCTTCAGTCTATGAAAAATATAATTTAAAGCAGGTTATCAATACTTCCGGTCGTATGACCATTCTCGGCGTGTCTACGCCACGCCAGGACGTGATTGACGCCGTGGACTACGGCTTGAACCATTACTTTGAAATCAAAGACCTGGTGAATAAAACCGGGGCTTATATTGCTGGCCTGCTGAATGTGGAAGACGCGGTGATTGTTTCCTGCGCTTCCGCCGGTATTGCCCAGTCGGTGGCCGCGGTTATCGTAAAAGACAATGCCAATCTGTTGGTCAATCTGCATTCTGCGCCGGTCAATGAGCCACGCGAGATCGTGTTACCCCGTGGCCATAACGTCAACTTTGGTGCGCCGGTCGATACCATGGTTGCCCTTGGCGGTGGCAAGGTGGTGGAGGCGGGGTATGCCAACGAATGTTCTCCTGAGCAGATTGAAGCCTGCATCACCCCGCAGACCGCGGCCATTCTGTACGTGAAGTCCCATCATTGCGTACAAAAAAGCATTCTCTCCGTTGAGCAGGCGGCCGTCGTGGCGCGTAAACACAATCTGCCGCTGATCGTTGATGCGGCAGCCGAAGAAGATCTGATGTGTTACTACCAGATGGGCGCGGATTTGGTGATTTACAGCGGTGCCAAAGCGATCGAAGGGCCGACTAGCGGCCTGGTGATCGGTAAGAAGCAATATGTGGAATGGGTCAAGCAGCAGTCCGGCGGCATTGGCCGTGCGATGAAGGTGGGCAAAGAAGGCATCCTGGGTCTGACGCAGGCGATTGAAAGCTATCTGACCGTGGAGAAAACCACCGGTGCGCAGATGGTGGAGCGTATGACGCCGTTCATCTCTCAGCTCAATACCTTGAAAGGCGTCAGTGCCAAAACCGTCTGGGACAGCGCAGGGCGCGATATCGCCCGGGCTGAAATCACCTTTGATGAAGCGGTGATCGGCATGTCGACCGTCGATATCGTGCAGGCGTTGAAAACCGGCGAGATCGCCATCTATTTCCGTGGCTACAAGGCCAACGAAGGCAAGATTGAGGTGGATGTCCGCAGCGTCAACGAACAGCAACTGATGACCGTCTTTACTTGTATTAAAAATCTGTTTACGGAGTCACAAGCATGAAGCTGAAGCCTAATTATTATAAAGATCGCGTTTGTCTGAACGTATTGGCCGGGTCGAAAGGTAATGCGCAGGACATTTATGAGGCAGCGCAAGGGCATGTGTTAGTGGGCGTGCTTTCCAAAAATTATCCGGATGTGGAAAGTGCGGTAACGGATATGTCGCGCTATGCACGCCTGATCGAAAATGCCCTCTCTGTCGGTCTGGGCGCGGGCGATCCCAAACAGTCGAATATGGTCAGCCTGATCTCTCAGCGCGTCCAACCACAGCATGTGAACCAGGTATTTACCGGCGTAGGCGCCAGCCGTGCCTTGCTGGGGCAAAGCGAAACCGTGGTTAATGGTCTGGTGTCGCCCACCGGCCGCGTGGGCTGGGTGAAGATCTCGACCGGGCCGCTGAGTGCCCAGGCGACGGAGGGTATCGTGCCAGTAGAAACCGCCATTGCCTTACTGAAGGACATGGGCGGCAGTTCGATTAAGTATTTCCCTATGGGTGGCCTCAAGCACAAAGATGAATATGCATACGTGGCGAAAGCCTGTGCCGAGCATGACTTTATGCTGGAGCCGACCGGGGGTATCGATCTGGAAAACTTCGAGCCGATCCTGGAGATTGCTCTGCAAGCCGGTGTTAAGCAGGTGATCCCGCATATCTACAGCTCCATCATTGATTCTGCCAGCGGCAATACCCGTCCACAGGATGTCAAAACCCTGCTGGAGATGACTAAAAAGTTGGTGGGTTAAACCCGCCCCCCCTCACCCCAACCCTCTCCCACAGGGAGAGGGAGCGGGTACGGAGTTGTGGCTAGGTGTGGTGAAAACAGTGGCATGTTCGATTTGATGTGGCCGTTGGATACTGGAGTTAAGTTGTGGCACGTTCTGTCCCTTTCCCACAGGGAGCGGGAATTGGTACGGAGTTGTGGTTAGGTGTGGTGTAAAGCAGTGGCATGTTCGATTTGATGTGGCCGTTGGATACTGGAGTTAAGTTGTGGCACGTTCTGTCCCTTTCCCACAGGGAGCGGGAATTGGTACGGAGTTGTGGTTAGGTGTGGTGTAAAGCTGTGGCATGTTCGATTTGATGTGGCGGTTGGATACTGGCGTTAAGTTGTGGCACGTTCGGTCCCCTCTCCCTTCGGGAGAGGGTTAGGGTGAGGGGCATCTTTTTGTCCCTATCTATCGGTCAAAAGGATAACTATGCGAAACTGGCAGGCTTCGAAATTACCCATCGCTCCGCTGTGGAGTGCGTTGTCTCTGGCGCTGCTGGCCGTTGCCAGCCCAGTGCTACACGCTGAGGATGCAATGAAACCTACGTCGTCCCATTTTGCTTATATTGGCACCTATAACCCGAATGGCGAGGGGGTTTACCGGGTACAGGTTGATACGAAAAGCGGGGCGCTGAGCGGAAAAACCCTGGTCAGTAACCTGCCAAATCCGGCGCAGCTGGTGGTGGATGCCAAAGGACAAACCCTGTATGTGGCCAGCGAAGTAGCTGATTTTAACGGTACTCAACATGGCGGTATTGTTGCGTATCGCATCAACCCGCAAGATGGCCATCTAACGCAGCTTAACCAGGTGGATTCGCAAGGGGCAGGGCCGGTTTATCTGTCTCTGACGCCGGATGGCCGCCATCTGTTGGTTGCCAACTATATCAGCGGCAGCATTGCAGCGTTCCCGGTTGATAGCGAAGGCAAACTTGGCGCAGCCAGTTCTGTCCAGCAGGACGAAGGCCCAGCAGGGGCAGCTAAGCCCGCCGCCGCGGTGGAGGGCAGTTTTGCCATCAGCGATCACAATGGTCCACATGCGCACATGATCGCCAGCGATCCCAGTGGTAAATTTGTCTTCTCGACCGATCTGGGTTTGGATCGGATCTATCAATGGCGTTTTGACGGCAGCACCGGCAAGTTGACCCCGAACGATCCACCTTGGATCGCGGCGTCTTCCGCAGGGGCCGGGCCACGCCACTTTGTGTTCCATCCCGATGGCAAGACGGTTTTACTGATCAACGAAGAGGCTTCTACGCTGACCAGCTACCGTTTTGACCACCAGAAAGGAACGCTGAAGCAGCTCCACGCGGTTTCCTCTTTGCCGGCTGATTATAAGGGAACCAGCTTTGCGGCTGGCCTGGCACTGAGCGAAGATGGTAAAAACCTGTATGTTGCCAACCGGTTGCACAACAGCATTGCGCAATTTAACGTGGGCGAAGAGGGTGAACTCAAACCGGTAGCGGAGGTTTGGACGCGTGGTGATTACCCGCGCACGATCACACTGGACCCCACAGGGCGTTATCTGTATGCGCTGAACCAGCGCAGCGATAACGTGACCCGCTTTAGCGTGGATAAGCAGAGCGGCAAACTCAGCTTTGTTGATGGCTACACCCCGGTGGGTAGCCCTTCGCAGATGGTATTCCTGCCAACCGCGAAGTAACCTGTTGCCCGCCCGGTTCAATCGGGCGGGTACGTTTTGAAAACGGAAAGAGAATGGTGAGATTCCCCTACCCACGATTGGCCTATCTGTTTGATGCTTTGCAGTCCGAGACGTTACCGCAGGACGAGTTGGCGAAGCGCTTTGCTGTGTCTACCCGTACGGTACGTGCGGATATCACCGCGCTGAATGATATCCTGGAAAATTATGGGGCTCAGTTCGTACACAGCCGTGGGGCAGGTTATCGTCTGCAGGTGAATGATCAGGCGCTGTTCAGTGCGCTGCAGCATCAGGAGCGTAAAAAACAGGCCACGCCACGCAGTGCACAGGAGCGGGTGCATTACCTGTTGATGCGTTTCTTGACCTCAGCTTTTTCTATGAAGCTGGAAGATCTGGCCGATGAATGGTTTGTTAGCCGCGGTACGCTGCAAAACGACATGGCTGAGGTGAGGGAGCGTCTGGCACATTACCAGCTCACCATAGAAACCAAACCGCGTTACGGAATGAAGCTGTTTGGCTCG
Coding sequences within it:
- a CDS encoding DgaE family pyridoxal phosphate-dependent ammonia lyase, with translation MSSVYEKYNLKQVINTSGRMTILGVSTPRQDVIDAVDYGLNHYFEIKDLVNKTGAYIAGLLNVEDAVIVSCASAGIAQSVAAVIVKDNANLLVNLHSAPVNEPREIVLPRGHNVNFGAPVDTMVALGGGKVVEAGYANECSPEQIEACITPQTAAILYVKSHHCVQKSILSVEQAAVVARKHNLPLIVDAAAEEDLMCYYQMGADLVIYSGAKAIEGPTSGLVIGKKQYVEWVKQQSGGIGRAMKVGKEGILGLTQAIESYLTVEKTTGAQMVERMTPFISQLNTLKGVSAKTVWDSAGRDIARAEITFDEAVIGMSTVDIVQALKTGEIAIYFRGYKANEGKIEVDVRSVNEQQLMTVFTCIKNLFTESQA
- a CDS encoding lactonase family protein, with translation MRNWQASKLPIAPLWSALSLALLAVASPVLHAEDAMKPTSSHFAYIGTYNPNGEGVYRVQVDTKSGALSGKTLVSNLPNPAQLVVDAKGQTLYVASEVADFNGTQHGGIVAYRINPQDGHLTQLNQVDSQGAGPVYLSLTPDGRHLLVANYISGSIAAFPVDSEGKLGAASSVQQDEGPAGAAKPAAAVEGSFAISDHNGPHAHMIASDPSGKFVFSTDLGLDRIYQWRFDGSTGKLTPNDPPWIAASSAGAGPRHFVFHPDGKTVLLINEEASTLTSYRFDHQKGTLKQLHAVSSLPADYKGTSFAAGLALSEDGKNLYVANRLHNSIAQFNVGEEGELKPVAEVWTRGDYPRTITLDPTGRYLYALNQRSDNVTRFSVDKQSGKLSFVDGYTPVGSPSQMVFLPTAK
- a CDS encoding amidohydrolase/deacetylase family metallohydrolase, which translates into the protein MYDLIIRRARLVDNTLADVAIKAGKIAAVGQLATDVSAHKQLDLAGNYRLSAGWIDSHVHCYPSSPIYHDEPDLVGVASGVTSVVDAGSTGTDDIDEFYALTRKAKTNVFAFLNISRIGLLRQNELADMADINKQEVKKAIDGKAGFVIGIKARMSSSVVGQNGTRPLVLAKEIQQENHQLPLMVHIGNNPPDLDEIADLLTQGDIITHCYNGKPNRILTPAGTLRESIQRALKRGVLLDVGHGTASFSFEVARQAIALGIFPHTISSDIYCRNRMAGPVHSLAAVMSKFFTVGLSLPQVIACVTENAASALRLTTKGQLKPGFDADLTIFDLRTGPQVFADSEGESVNGEQLLVPLAAVVAGEVLLTDEGKAAHVFSL
- the dagF gene encoding 2-dehydro-3-deoxy-phosphogluconate aldolase: MKLKPNYYKDRVCLNVLAGSKGNAQDIYEAAQGHVLVGVLSKNYPDVESAVTDMSRYARLIENALSVGLGAGDPKQSNMVSLISQRVQPQHVNQVFTGVGASRALLGQSETVVNGLVSPTGRVGWVKISTGPLSAQATEGIVPVETAIALLKDMGGSSIKYFPMGGLKHKDEYAYVAKACAEHDFMLEPTGGIDLENFEPILEIALQAGVKQVIPHIYSSIIDSASGNTRPQDVKTLLEMTKKLVG